A stretch of DNA from Microlunatus sp. Gsoil 973:
GACCTCGGCATCCAACGGCGCGGTGTGCTCCTGATCCGACAGGGATGCCTTCTGTCGACGCAACATCTCCCGCGCCTCGGCCAGTTCAGCCTTCGCCGGCTTGCGCTCCGCACCCTTGCGAACGGCGTAGCACTCAAGTACCAGCCGCGTTTCGTACAGATCTGCGACCTCATTCGTGCTGAGTGAGGCGACCTGTGCTCCACGCCGCGGATAGATCTTGACCAGCCCCTCATGCTCCAGGCGTCGGATGGCTTCTCGGACCGGGGTGACCGAGCATCCGAAATGGGCGGCCAGCGCCATCTCGCGCAACCGATATCCCATCGGAAGTTGACCCTGCGAGATGGCGTTGCGCAACGTGAGGTGAATACCGTCCACGACCGTCGGCGATGAGATCAACGTCGAGGGGAGTCGCTCGGTCAGATCGGTCATGCCTACATTATGTAGGATGTGCGCCGCGCAGCCGTCTGCTCTTCAATGCTTCGGGTTGACTCCGAAACGTCTGCCGCTGGACGCCCACCGGGTGGTGCGAGACGCGCTTCCGGAAGACGATCCAAGATCGTGATCATCGGCGATGACA
This window harbors:
- a CDS encoding GntR family transcriptional regulator; this translates as MTDLTERLPSTLISSPTVVDGIHLTLRNAISQGQLPMGYRLREMALAAHFGCSVTPVREAIRRLEHEGLVKIYPRRGAQVASLSTNEVADLYETRLVLECYAVRKGAERKPAKAELAEAREMLRRQKASLSDQEHTAPLDAEVHQALTVLAGNPVIAELASHATRQIEAVQARVGAVVPGGRNAAHKAHQEILKAIAAGDADRAESLMRKHLEWTRDAVLAQMEEVQSR